Within the Hypericibacter adhaerens genome, the region CGATGATCAGGACTCCGCGGCCGGGCGTCGGCACGACATCCTCGACCGGCGGCATGAAGCCCTGGACCAGGAGCGTCAGTCCCGTCACCTCGGCGATGGCGGAAGCGGCGAAAAGGAACCAGCGGCCGCGCTGGGCGGCCCAGAGCGGTCCCATCACGAAGGCGCGGAGGCCGGCGGCGATGGTCGACGCGTCCAAGGGCACGGCGAAGCGGCTGCTGTCGGCCGACGGATTCTCAAGCATAATGCTGCCTCCGTGCCAGAGTCTTCAGAACCGATGCGCGATCGACCCAGCCGAGCGCCTGCGCCTTGTCGTCGGCGATCAGCACCCTGTCGCCCTCCGCCGTCAGCAGGTCGGCGAGCAGGGCCAGGTCGCTGTCGGGCCTCGCCTTCGGCCAGCTTCCCGCCTCGGTCGGCAAGCCCTGGCCGTTCAGCGGCGTCATGATGTCGGAAGCCCGCAGGACCTTGGCGGGCGACAGGCCGCTCAGGAAATCCGCGACATAGTCGTCGGCAGGGTTGCGCAGGATCTCGACCGGCGTGCCGATCTGCACGATGCGCCCGTCGCGCATGATCGCGACGCGCGAGCCGACGCGGAACGCCTCCTCGAGATCGTGGGTGATGAAGATCGTGGTCTTGTGGACCGCGCGCGACAGCTCGAGGAACTGGTCCTGGAGCTGCCGGCGGATCAAGGGATCGAGCGCGCCGAAGGGCTCGTCCATCAGCAGGATCTCGGGATCGCCGGCGAGCGCGCGGGCCAGGCCCACGCGCTGCTGCATGCCGCCCGAGAGCTCGTCCGGCCAGCGATGGGCCCAGCCGCCGAGCTGGACCGTCTCCAGCACCTTCTCGGCCCGGGCCATGCGCTGGGCGCGCGGCACCTTCCGCAGCTCGAGGCCGAAAGCGACGTTCTCGATCACGGTGCGGTGCGGCAGTAGCGCGAAGTTCTGGAACACCATGCCGATCTTCTCGGCGCGCAGGCGGCGCAAGGTCGCCGGATCCTTCTTGGCGATGTCCTCGCCGTCGATCAGCACCTGCCCCACCGTCGGCTGGATCAGCCCGTTGATATGCCGCACCAGGGTGGACTTGCCGCTGCCCGAGAGCCCCATGATGCAGAAGATCTCGCCCGGTCCGACGTCGAAGCTGGCGTCGGCCACGCCTAGCACGCAGTCGAAACGGCTCAGGATCTCGGCCTTGCCGAGCGGCTCCTTCTGGAGCGCGGCCAGAGCCTCCTCGACGCGCGCGCCGAAGAGCTTCCAGACCCCGCGGCAGGCGACGATGGGCTGCTCGTTCCGCCCGGCCATCACCACAGGCTCCCGAGCGATACCGTCATGGCCTCGCCATTGACGCCGCTGGCGGCGTCCGAAGCCAGGAACGCGATCACTTCCGCGATTTCCTCCGCGCTCAGCACGCGCTTGGCGGGATAGGCGTCGGCGCGTTCCTGCCAGACCTGCGCCGCCGTCAGGCCGCGGCGCGCCGCCTCCTTCTCGGCGTCGCGGTCGGCCATCTCGGTCTTGACCCAGCCCGGCAGCACCGCGTTGCAGGTGCAGTTATAGGGCGCCACGTCATGCGCCACCGAGCGCATCAGGCCGATCAGCCCGTGCTTCGAGGCGCAATAGGCCGACATGGCCGGTGCCCCCACCTCGCCCGCCGTCGAGCTCACCATCACGATGCGGCCCCAGCGCTGGTCGCGCATGTCGCGGGCGGCGAGCCGCGTCAGCTCGAAGGGCGCATCAAGATTGACCGCCATGGTGGCGCGCCATTCCGCCGGCGACTGGTCGAAGATCGGCTTGTCCTCATGCCCGCCCCGGCCCGCGCAATTGACCAGGATCGAGACCGGACCCAGCTTGCGCGCCGCCGCGACGGTCTGCTCGCAGGCTTCGGCGCTGTCGAGCGAGACGGCGAAGGGCTCGGCACCGCTCTCCTTGGCCAGGGCGTCGAGCCGTTTCCGGTCGCGCGCGACCGCCAGCACCCGAGCGCCGCGCCGCCGAAAGAGCACAGCCGTCGCCTTGCCGATGCCACTCGAGGCACCGGTCACGATCGCGACCCGACCTTTGAGCTCCTGTCCGGCGCTGGCCGCCATGGCGGGCCTCTACCTCTTTCCTGCTCTGGGGTGGATGATCTCGCGCAAGCCGCTCACCACGGCACCGGGGTCGGGCGCGCCCCAGGCATTGCGCCCGAAGGCGACGCCGGCCGCCCCCTGCCCGATCGCCGTCGCCACATCCTTCATGAGCTGCTGCCGGTCCTTGGCGAAGGCGCCGCCCGCCAGGATCACCGGTACGCCGCAGGCCTTCACGGCCTCGGCGATCGCGGTCGAGGGCACCGGCATGGTGGTCTTGATCGCGTGGCCGCCCAGCTCAGCGCCGGTGCGACAGGCGGCGATGATCGCCTCGGGCGCCGCGGGATCGGGATAGGTCTTGCTCTCGACCGGCATGATCTCGCAGAGATAGGACATGCCCTCCTTGTCGCAGCGCGCCGCCAGCATCGCAGCCTGGCGCAGCGCCTCGAGCTCGAAAGGCGCACCGAGCTGGATATAGGTCAGCACGGTCCTGACATCGAGCCGCCGCGCATCCTCGATCGTATAGGCCATCACATACTCGGTCAGGGCGTAGTTGGTGCCCATGGTGAGCGTGGTGATGTCGAGCTTCAGGATCGGGGCGGCATGAAGGAAGCGGCCGCGGAAATCGCGGATCGTGCCGTAGCTCGCGATGATGCCGTCGGCGCCGGCGGCGGCGACCTTGTCGATGATGCGGCCGCGATCCTCGAGCCCGGGACAGGGCCAGGAATAGAGAGTGTGGTCGATGGCGATGATAACGCTCTTGCCATCCTCGGCCAGGAAATCGGGCAGAACCATCAACGGGACTCCGGAACGAACATGGATTTGAGACCGGCGAAGCTCTGCCGGCGGACGATCGCGGCCTCGACATCGGCGAAGCCGCAGCGCGAGGTGATGAGATCCTGGAAGGGCAGCGTGGGATCGCGCAGCAGCTCGAGCGCCTGGTCGTAGCGGTTGCGGCACTGGTTGGGCGGCGTGCCGACCCACTCGCTGCCGACGATCGAGATCTCGCGATAATGCAGGTCGTTGACGTTGACGGTCGCCTCGGGCCGGTTGCCGAATCCGGCGAAAAGCACGACCCGCCCGCCCGGCCGGCAGACGGAAACGCAGGGCTGCACCATCGCCGGATCGCCGATGGTGAGGATCACCGCATCGACGCCCTTATGCGCGCCGGCCCAGGATCTGGCCGCGTCCTGCCAACCTTCGGCCGGCACGGCCCGCTCGGCGCCGAACTGGAGCGCCAGCCGGCGCCGCGCTTCGAGCGGCTCGACCACGAGGGTATGGACGCCGAGCCGTGCCGCCTCCGCCACCATCTTCAGGCCCATCACGCCGGCGGCGATGACGATCGCATAGTCGCCGGGCTTGAGCCGCGCCTGGTCATGGACCGCATGGAGGCAGTCGGCCAGCGGCTCGATCAGGATCGCGCGCTCGAGCGGCAGATCCTCGGGCAGGCGCAAGGGTCCGCGCGACCAGGCGATGGGATCGACCGGGATCAGCGCATAGTCGGCATAGCCGCCATAGACGTCGCCATAGAGCCGGTCGCCGACCTTCCAGCCGCTGACGCCCTCGCCCACCGCGGCGACACGGCCCAGCCATTCATGGCCGGGATTGAAGGGATATTCGCCGTCGTTGACGCCGATCTCGTATTTGCGCGAGTCCGTCGCGCAGACGCCGCAAGCCTCGATCCTGACCAGGAGCTGGCCCGCCGGCGTCGCCGGCACGGGAATCTCCTCGACACGCATGTCGCGAATGCCATGGAGCCGGGCGACGCGCATTTTCGACGGCGCGGATGACGTCGCGGTCATTCTCTAATCCTTGTGTTTCTGCTGATGCTGCGGCAGGGCCTGCTGCGCCAGGCTGTGCATGGTGGAAGCCAGGCGCGGGTAAAGCGCCTGGTAGACGTCGAAGAGCTCCGCATAGCGTTGGTGGCGCGCGGGATCGGGCGTGACAACGCGATCGACGGCGGGTTCCAGCCGCCGGCCCAGGGCACGCGCCGCGAGCCAGGCCGGCGCCTGCGCCTCGCCGGGATGGGCCAGAATCTCGAGCGCCACCCCGGTGGCGTCGGCGATCGCCTGCACCAGCCCGCGATGGCGGGCGCCCCCGCCATTGACGCGGAAGCTCGCCAAAGGCCCCGACAAAGCGACGAGCCGGCGCGTCAGGTCCATCGCCGACAGCGCCACCGCGTCGAGCGCCGCGCGGGCGAGCTGCGGCGCGTCGTTATGCAGCGCCAAGCCGACGATGACGCCGCGCGCCTGGGGATCCCAGACCGGCGTGCGCTCGCCGGCGACGTAAGGCAGCATGACGAGGCCGCCTTCGCCGGGGGGCAGCGTCTCCGCCGCCGCCATCGCGTCCTGGCCATAGAGACGCTGCGCCCAATCGATCAGGCTGCCACAGGAAGAGGTCCAGCCGCCGAGGAAGTGGCCCTGGCCCACATGGGGGGTCAGCCTCATTCCCTGGCCGCAGCGCGCCTCTTCGACGACCCGGCCCATGACCAGGGTCGAGCCCAGCAGCATGCAGGCCGCGCCCGGCTCGATCACGCCGCTGCCGGCAATGTCGACGAAACAATCATAGGTGCCGACCGTGACCGGGATGCCGGCCGGCAGGCCGAGCCGCTCGGCCGCGCCCGCGCTCAAGCCGCCCGCGATCGCATCCGCCGCCTGCACCGGCGGCGTGGGCAGCGGCGACGGCAGGCCGGGCGCCGCGTGATCGCAGAGCGTGATCGGATCGATCACGAGCGCGCCCGTCAGGTCGCTCACAAGATAGCCCGCCGCATCCACGCACCAGGCGGCCTGGGCGAAACGCTCCGGCTCCTGCTCGCGGATCCAGTGCAGCCGCGGGATCACGTGATCGGGCCCCAGCGTCTCGTCGTTCAGCCCTCGCGCATCGCGCAGCGCGATGCGCGTCGCCTCGGCGCGGCCGTCCATGGAGAAGAGCGGCGCCGGCCCCAGCGGCCGGAGGTCGCGGTCGAGCAGCACCGGACAGGGCCCGAGCGCGCCGATGCCGATCGCCTCGACGCGGGGATGGCCCGCCTGCTGCACCGCCAGGCGGCAGGCCTCGGTGAGCTGCAGGCTCCAATCGCGCGGCTCGCGCTCGTACTCGGCCTGCCGGTTGGCGCCGCCGCTTCCGGCGCTGCGGCCCTGCCCGATCGTCCGGCCTGCATCGGTGAGCACCGCGGCCCGCGCCCCGGAGATGCCCAGATCGATGCCGAGATAGCAGCCGGTCATGCGTCGCGCCGCGAACGATAGAGCGTGGTGCGGAAGCGGTAGCGGTCGCCCCGGAACAGGCTGTGGCTGAGCTCGATCGGCCGGCCGCCGCGATCATGGGTGACGGCGCTCGCCATCAGGAGCGGCGAACCCGGCTCGACGCCGAGCAGCGGCGCCTGTTCGCTCGAGGTCGACACCGCCTGCAGCACGTATTCCGCGAAGGCCGGCGCGCAGCCCGCCTCGCGCAGCGCGTCATAGAGGGAATGCGCGGCGAAATCGATCTTCACCAGGCCCGGCGCGTAGCGCAGCGGGATCCGGCTGCATTCGATCGCCACCGCGATGCCGTCGAGCTTGCGCACGCGCTTCAGCTCGAACAGGTCGCTGCCCGGCGCGATGCGCAGATCGTCGGCCTCGTCGATCTCGGCGGGACGGGCCTTCGAAACCAGCACGACCGAGCGCGGATCGAGCCCGCGCCCGCGGGCCATCTCGCTGAAGCCCATCAGCTCGTTGGGCTCGCCGAGGCTGGGCTGGTTCACGAACCAGCCCCGGGCCCCGTCGGAATCGATCAGGCCGCGGTCGCGCAGCTCGGCCAGCGCCCGGCGGATCGTCACGCGGCTGACATCGAAGCGCTTGCAGAGCTCGCGCTCGCCCAGCAACTGCGCGCCGGGCTTGAGCTCGCCCTCGCCGATCTGCCGGGCCAGCGTCTCGGCCACCGTCACGTAGCGCGGCTGTACCTGGGCCAGCGTCCCGGCGGTGACGAGCTGAGATCGGGGCATGACATGTCCAAAGCTGGATAATACCAGTGCAATACCAGAAAGATGCCAGATAAATTCCGCCCTGGCGAGAGGTTTCGATTCAAGGCGATCGCCGCGCTCTGCGTTCGTGCCTCCAGTCCGTGTGGCGATCCGTGCCGGCCTGCCGCCCCGGCGGCGGTGCTGAGGGCCATGGTCGTGCGGCGAACGCCAAGATTACGCGTTCGTCACTACGCGGCGACCGCACAAGTCGCGCAGCATGACCTTGTGTTCACGAGAGGAAACCGATTCGCCAGCGCGGGCCGGTGCGATTGCGTTGAGACGTTGATCGCCCTCAACGCCCGCCGGAACGAAGGCCGGTGCCTTCGATCTTCGGCAAACCGCCCGCGACCGGCTCTGCCGGCTTGAAACCCCACTTGAAAGGAATCCCCATGCGTCTCCTGACTCCGCTCGCGATTGCCGCTGTCCTTGGACTCCTCGCCGCGGGCACGGCCCAGGCGAGCCCGCTGCCGCTGCCGAC harbors:
- a CDS encoding quaternary amine ABC transporter ATP-binding protein gives rise to the protein MAGRNEQPIVACRGVWKLFGARVEEALAALQKEPLGKAEILSRFDCVLGVADASFDVGPGEIFCIMGLSGSGKSTLVRHINGLIQPTVGQVLIDGEDIAKKDPATLRRLRAEKIGMVFQNFALLPHRTVIENVAFGLELRKVPRAQRMARAEKVLETVQLGGWAHRWPDELSGGMQQRVGLARALAGDPEILLMDEPFGALDPLIRRQLQDQFLELSRAVHKTTIFITHDLEEAFRVGSRVAIMRDGRIVQIGTPVEILRNPADDYVADFLSGLSPAKVLRASDIMTPLNGQGLPTEAGSWPKARPDSDLALLADLLTAEGDRVLIADDKAQALGWVDRASVLKTLARRQHYA
- a CDS encoding SDR family NAD(P)-dependent oxidoreductase, with the protein product MAASAGQELKGRVAIVTGASSGIGKATAVLFRRRGARVLAVARDRKRLDALAKESGAEPFAVSLDSAEACEQTVAAARKLGPVSILVNCAGRGGHEDKPIFDQSPAEWRATMAVNLDAPFELTRLAARDMRDQRWGRIVMVSSTAGEVGAPAMSAYCASKHGLIGLMRSVAHDVAPYNCTCNAVLPGWVKTEMADRDAEKEAARRGLTAAQVWQERADAYPAKRVLSAEEIAEVIAFLASDAASGVNGEAMTVSLGSLW
- a CDS encoding class I fructose-bisphosphate aldolase: MVLPDFLAEDGKSVIIAIDHTLYSWPCPGLEDRGRIIDKVAAAGADGIIASYGTIRDFRGRFLHAAPILKLDITTLTMGTNYALTEYVMAYTIEDARRLDVRTVLTYIQLGAPFELEALRQAAMLAARCDKEGMSYLCEIMPVESKTYPDPAAPEAIIAACRTGAELGGHAIKTTMPVPSTAIAEAVKACGVPVILAGGAFAKDRQQLMKDVATAIGQGAAGVAFGRNAWGAPDPGAVVSGLREIIHPRAGKR
- a CDS encoding zinc-dependent alcohol dehydrogenase, with protein sequence MTATSSAPSKMRVARLHGIRDMRVEEIPVPATPAGQLLVRIEACGVCATDSRKYEIGVNDGEYPFNPGHEWLGRVAAVGEGVSGWKVGDRLYGDVYGGYADYALIPVDPIAWSRGPLRLPEDLPLERAILIEPLADCLHAVHDQARLKPGDYAIVIAAGVMGLKMVAEAARLGVHTLVVEPLEARRRLALQFGAERAVPAEGWQDAARSWAGAHKGVDAVILTIGDPAMVQPCVSVCRPGGRVVLFAGFGNRPEATVNVNDLHYREISIVGSEWVGTPPNQCRNRYDQALELLRDPTLPFQDLITSRCGFADVEAAIVRRQSFAGLKSMFVPESR
- a CDS encoding xylulokinase, which codes for MTGCYLGIDLGISGARAAVLTDAGRTIGQGRSAGSGGANRQAEYEREPRDWSLQLTEACRLAVQQAGHPRVEAIGIGALGPCPVLLDRDLRPLGPAPLFSMDGRAEATRIALRDARGLNDETLGPDHVIPRLHWIREQEPERFAQAAWCVDAAGYLVSDLTGALVIDPITLCDHAAPGLPSPLPTPPVQAADAIAGGLSAGAAERLGLPAGIPVTVGTYDCFVDIAGSGVIEPGAACMLLGSTLVMGRVVEEARCGQGMRLTPHVGQGHFLGGWTSSCGSLIDWAQRLYGQDAMAAAETLPPGEGGLVMLPYVAGERTPVWDPQARGVIVGLALHNDAPQLARAALDAVALSAMDLTRRLVALSGPLASFRVNGGGARHRGLVQAIADATGVALEILAHPGEAQAPAWLAARALGRRLEPAVDRVVTPDPARHQRYAELFDVYQALYPRLASTMHSLAQQALPQHQQKHKD
- a CDS encoding GntR family transcriptional regulator; this encodes MPRSQLVTAGTLAQVQPRYVTVAETLARQIGEGELKPGAQLLGERELCKRFDVSRVTIRRALAELRDRGLIDSDGARGWFVNQPSLGEPNELMGFSEMARGRGLDPRSVVLVSKARPAEIDEADDLRIAPGSDLFELKRVRKLDGIAVAIECSRIPLRYAPGLVKIDFAAHSLYDALREAGCAPAFAEYVLQAVSTSSEQAPLLGVEPGSPLLMASAVTHDRGGRPIELSHSLFRGDRYRFRTTLYRSRRDA